Proteins encoded in a region of the Alicyclobacillus vulcanalis genome:
- a CDS encoding NAD(P)/FAD-dependent oxidoreductase: MRYPIVIVGGGTAGISTAARLLREHPKWKGQVAIIEPAEKHYYQPLWTLVGAGAAPREVTVRDESTLIPQGAVWVRDKAVAFHPERSEVELASGAVVGYDALVVAMGIQMDWHKIKGLEGHIGQNGICSNYTYDYVQTTWHALKNFRGGNAVFTMPETPIKCGGAPQKIAYLADDYLRKKGVRSKAQIHYVTGTASIFSVKKYADALMKVVERKGIQPHFKHRLVEVKPDDRIAVFENLDTRQTMELEFELLHVVPPMSAPDVIKTSPLANDAGWVDVDKFTLQHVRFPNVFSLGDCSSLPTSKTGAAIRKQVPVLVHNLTAYLHDKPVEAEYHGYTSCPLVTGYGRLILAEFDYSQEPDETFPFDQGQERFSMYVLKKAFLPVLYWDGMLKGLM, encoded by the coding sequence GTGCGTTATCCCATCGTCATTGTGGGCGGGGGTACAGCCGGAATTTCGACGGCTGCGAGGCTGCTGCGCGAACACCCAAAGTGGAAAGGGCAAGTGGCCATCATCGAACCTGCGGAGAAACACTACTACCAACCTCTCTGGACGCTGGTGGGAGCCGGAGCAGCTCCGCGCGAGGTGACCGTGCGCGACGAGTCCACGCTGATTCCACAAGGCGCCGTGTGGGTGCGCGACAAAGCTGTTGCTTTCCATCCAGAGCGCAGCGAAGTGGAACTCGCTTCGGGTGCAGTCGTCGGCTACGACGCGCTGGTCGTCGCCATGGGCATTCAGATGGATTGGCACAAGATCAAAGGGCTCGAGGGCCATATCGGCCAAAACGGCATCTGTAGCAACTACACGTATGACTACGTGCAAACGACGTGGCACGCGCTCAAAAACTTCCGCGGCGGAAATGCCGTGTTCACCATGCCGGAGACGCCCATCAAGTGCGGCGGCGCCCCGCAGAAAATTGCCTATCTCGCCGACGACTATCTGAGAAAAAAAGGCGTGCGCAGCAAAGCGCAGATCCACTATGTCACGGGGACGGCCAGCATCTTTAGCGTTAAGAAATACGCCGATGCGCTCATGAAGGTGGTGGAGCGCAAGGGCATTCAGCCCCACTTCAAACACCGGCTCGTCGAGGTCAAGCCCGACGATCGCATCGCCGTGTTTGAGAACCTGGACACGCGTCAGACGATGGAGCTCGAGTTCGAACTGCTGCACGTGGTGCCGCCGATGAGCGCTCCTGATGTCATCAAGACGAGCCCGTTGGCCAACGATGCTGGGTGGGTCGACGTCGACAAATTCACGCTGCAGCACGTCCGCTTTCCCAATGTGTTCAGTCTCGGCGATTGCTCCAGCCTTCCCACCTCCAAAACCGGGGCGGCGATTCGCAAGCAGGTACCGGTTCTCGTGCACAATCTGACGGCTTATCTCCATGACAAGCCGGTCGAGGCAGAATACCACGGCTACACGTCTTGTCCGCTCGTCACCGGCTACGGCCGCCTGATCCTCGCCGAATTTGATTACAGTCAAGAGCCCGACGAAACTTTTCCTTTCGATCAAGGCCAGGAGCGCTTCAGCATGTACGTGCTCAAGAAAGCGTTCCTCCCGGTTTTGTACTGGGACGGCATGCTCAAGGGCCTGATGTAG
- a CDS encoding DUF1641 domain-containing protein codes for MVTRDTTDAARFGGSEHMLGDPDFQAKFVRVIERLAEWDEALGDLPSAIAFGRELMQDQESLRYLIESASEEIPLHVHRDTLVALAQVLNALPSLVELMKPLLPLVEFAKEVLEDRASVDYLFQSLGAELQPVKRVVDEVRATAREAREVAAQDRSPVTVWSLIRLLKEPMVQKGLRYAKAFVQVAQARADAPSLDNL; via the coding sequence ATGGTGACCCGCGACACAACCGACGCGGCACGATTCGGTGGTTCGGAACATATGCTCGGCGATCCCGACTTCCAGGCGAAATTCGTGCGCGTGATCGAGCGCCTGGCGGAGTGGGATGAGGCCCTCGGGGACTTGCCATCGGCCATCGCTTTTGGCCGCGAACTGATGCAGGACCAAGAGTCTCTGCGCTATCTCATAGAATCAGCGTCGGAAGAGATTCCGCTCCACGTGCATCGCGACACCCTCGTGGCCCTCGCTCAGGTGTTGAACGCCCTGCCGAGCCTCGTGGAGCTGATGAAGCCTCTCCTTCCGTTGGTTGAGTTTGCGAAGGAGGTCCTCGAGGATCGAGCTTCCGTCGACTACCTGTTCCAGAGCCTTGGGGCAGAGCTGCAGCCCGTCAAGCGCGTGGTGGACGAGGTGCGCGCGACGGCGCGCGAGGCGCGTGAGGTGGCGGCGCAAGACCGTTCGCCCGTGACCGTCTGGTCGCTCATCCGCCTCTTGAAGGAACCCATGGTTCAGAAGGGCCTGCGTTACGCGAAGGCCTTTGTGCAGGTGGCTCAAGCGCGCGCAGACGCGCCGTCGCTCGACAACCTGTGA
- a CDS encoding MBL fold metallo-hydrolase, translating to MYLRRFYDEGLAHASYLVGCQETGEACVIDPGRDIEPYLWQAKREGLRIVAALETHIHADFVSGAREMAARVGATLCVSDEGPPEWKSDYVKDYPHQRLKDGDELRFGHVRMVVLHTPGHTPEHVSYLLYDGKASPHVPMALFSGDFVFVGDVGRPDLLERVAGARGSSEALARQMFHSLRRFAALPDHVQVLPAHGAGSACGKALGAVPSSTVGYEKLVNWALQHHDEDAFVQALLAGQPEAPTYFARMKQVNKVGPRLLAQLSDPEPVELTHARVRAWRASGLVLDVRPADAFAKRHLAGSLNIPWNKSFVTWAGWLVPVDTPIHLLAGEATVPEVLRALRSIGIDDVVDWAPPTALEQLAEEEISSYAHVSPEEVRPWIDGDVWLLDVRNDDEWALGHLPHARHVPLAKLSASISDVPRDRPVCVYCRTGGRSAIAASILRAHGIADVRNMLGGYEAWRRHGFPIEP from the coding sequence ATGTATCTTCGCCGCTTTTACGATGAGGGGTTGGCGCACGCATCGTACTTGGTTGGCTGCCAGGAAACGGGCGAGGCCTGTGTGATCGATCCCGGCCGGGACATCGAACCGTATCTATGGCAGGCCAAACGGGAAGGACTCCGCATCGTCGCCGCGCTCGAGACCCACATTCACGCCGACTTCGTCTCTGGGGCGCGGGAGATGGCAGCACGCGTGGGGGCCACGCTCTGCGTGTCCGACGAGGGGCCGCCGGAGTGGAAATCCGACTACGTCAAGGACTACCCGCATCAACGGCTGAAGGATGGCGACGAGCTTCGCTTCGGGCACGTGCGCATGGTCGTTCTGCACACGCCTGGGCACACGCCGGAACACGTCTCGTACCTGTTGTACGACGGCAAGGCGTCGCCCCATGTGCCCATGGCGCTCTTTTCCGGGGACTTCGTCTTCGTCGGCGATGTTGGGCGGCCCGACTTGCTCGAACGCGTCGCAGGGGCACGCGGCAGCTCCGAGGCGCTCGCGCGCCAGATGTTCCATTCTCTGCGCAGGTTTGCGGCTCTGCCCGATCACGTCCAGGTCTTGCCGGCGCACGGCGCGGGCAGTGCGTGCGGCAAGGCCCTGGGGGCGGTGCCGTCGTCCACGGTCGGCTATGAGAAGCTCGTCAATTGGGCCCTTCAGCATCACGACGAAGACGCGTTCGTTCAGGCGCTCCTCGCGGGGCAACCCGAGGCGCCTACCTACTTTGCCCGCATGAAGCAGGTCAACAAGGTGGGGCCCCGCCTGCTCGCACAGCTTTCCGATCCCGAGCCGGTCGAACTCACCCATGCGCGAGTGCGCGCCTGGCGTGCAAGCGGTCTGGTGCTCGATGTCCGCCCTGCGGACGCCTTTGCAAAGCGGCACTTGGCAGGTAGTCTCAACATTCCGTGGAACAAGTCGTTTGTCACGTGGGCGGGCTGGCTCGTGCCTGTGGACACCCCCATCCACCTCCTGGCGGGCGAAGCGACGGTACCCGAGGTGCTCCGCGCGCTTCGCTCCATCGGGATCGACGACGTCGTGGATTGGGCGCCGCCCACAGCGTTGGAGCAACTGGCGGAAGAGGAGATCTCGTCGTACGCTCACGTTTCGCCTGAGGAGGTCCGCCCATGGATCGACGGCGACGTCTGGCTGCTCGACGTTCGCAACGACGACGAATGGGCGTTGGGCCATCTGCCCCATGCGCGCCACGTCCCGCTTGCGAAGCTTTCCGCCTCGATCTCTGACGTGCCGCGCGATCGTCCGGTCTGCGTCTACTGCCGGACGGGGGGCCGATCCGCCATCGCGGCGAGCATCCTCCGCGCGCACGGCATCGCGGACGTGCGGAACATGCTCGGCGGCTACGAGGCGTGGCGCCGCCATGGCTTTCCGATTGAGCCGTGA
- a CDS encoding PAS domain-containing sensor histidine kinase — protein sequence MAGYSAERLSHLFNALNDGIIVMDQDRIIVFINPSATRMTGWELGDWIPYCRFCEMREVAAGEERCFLAGQTDVSYFESELPTKDGAYVSVGMSRTFLEPARDAESRDMVIVIRDVTRERQAKELELRARLNRMTLEVQEQERKRISQELHDGVSQSLYAIDLGMEHLKRHAPPRFRRALDDLRAQVKRCSREVRALSHTLYPSLLFDLGLSAAIRMLSEEMSTDRCRIEVDMNKEWPGGDLGGVAIHVYRIVQEAVHNAMSHGRARHIRIRMTCLEVCEVEIVDDGCGFHTDEIKWLPGYGLKNMRERASALGGRLEIESEPGQGTRVRVVFPNPLG from the coding sequence ATGGCGGGGTACAGCGCAGAGCGACTTTCGCACCTGTTCAACGCACTGAACGACGGGATCATCGTCATGGACCAGGATCGCATCATCGTCTTCATCAATCCATCGGCGACGCGCATGACTGGATGGGAGCTTGGCGATTGGATCCCGTACTGCAGGTTTTGCGAGATGCGCGAAGTGGCCGCTGGGGAAGAGCGGTGTTTTCTCGCGGGGCAAACGGATGTCTCGTACTTTGAATCCGAACTTCCGACCAAGGATGGCGCGTATGTGTCGGTCGGCATGAGCCGCACGTTTCTCGAGCCGGCCCGCGATGCGGAAAGCCGCGACATGGTCATCGTCATTCGCGATGTCACCCGCGAGCGCCAGGCCAAGGAACTCGAGCTGCGCGCCCGTCTCAATCGCATGACGCTCGAGGTGCAGGAACAGGAACGTAAGCGCATCTCCCAGGAGCTTCACGATGGCGTCAGTCAGTCGCTGTACGCCATCGATCTCGGCATGGAGCATCTCAAGCGCCATGCGCCTCCCCGCTTCCGGCGCGCGCTCGACGACCTGCGAGCACAGGTGAAGCGGTGTTCCCGCGAGGTCCGCGCGCTATCGCACACGCTGTACCCGTCGCTGTTGTTCGATCTCGGCCTGAGCGCCGCCATTCGCATGCTGAGCGAGGAGATGTCGACCGATCGCTGCCGGATCGAAGTCGACATGAACAAAGAATGGCCGGGTGGCGATCTCGGCGGGGTGGCCATTCACGTGTACCGCATCGTGCAGGAGGCTGTGCACAACGCCATGTCGCACGGCCGCGCGCGCCACATTCGGATTCGCATGACGTGCCTAGAGGTGTGCGAGGTCGAGATCGTGGACGATGGGTGCGGATTCCATACGGATGAAATCAAGTGGTTGCCAGGCTACGGCTTGAAAAACATGCGCGAACGCGCGTCGGCGCTTGGTGGCAGGCTCGAGATTGAGAGCGAGCCCGGGCAGGGCACGCGCGTCCGCGTCGTCTTTCCGAATCCACTCGGTTAA
- a CDS encoding response regulator transcription factor, which yields MAQTRVVIVDDHALVRQGLRLILHGVNGIQVVGECASGEEALKMAVRENPDVMLMDVHMPQGLDGITAARHLRQVAPQIRVIMLTMFDDRAHVEKMLDANVSGIVFKHDDSSEIVAAIQQGQPGRPYISRRWGERAPGADGSPRPTQPLSPREMEVLVLLAQGYTNREVADALHISVKTVETHRQHIMRRLGLKSRAELVRYAYQSGLVELANPRAAPDAGER from the coding sequence GTGGCTCAGACGCGCGTGGTCATTGTCGACGATCACGCCCTCGTGCGCCAAGGTCTGCGCCTCATTTTGCACGGGGTGAATGGCATTCAGGTGGTGGGCGAGTGCGCAAGCGGCGAAGAGGCGCTGAAGATGGCTGTGCGCGAGAATCCCGACGTCATGTTGATGGACGTCCACATGCCTCAGGGGCTGGACGGGATCACGGCGGCGCGGCATCTCCGGCAAGTGGCTCCGCAGATCCGCGTGATCATGCTGACGATGTTCGACGATCGCGCGCACGTCGAAAAGATGTTGGATGCAAACGTCTCGGGCATCGTGTTCAAGCACGACGACTCGAGCGAAATCGTGGCCGCCATCCAGCAAGGTCAACCGGGCCGCCCATACATCTCTCGCCGGTGGGGAGAGCGTGCGCCAGGCGCTGACGGGAGCCCGCGTCCCACTCAGCCTTTATCGCCGCGCGAAATGGAGGTCCTCGTGCTTTTGGCGCAGGGTTATACGAATCGGGAGGTGGCGGACGCCCTTCACATCAGTGTGAAGACCGTGGAAACCCATCGGCAACACATCATGCGCCGACTCGGGCTCAAATCGAGGGCTGAGCTGGTGCGATACGCGTATCAGAGCGGCCTCGTGGAGCTGGCGAACCCGAGGGCGGCGCCCGATGCTGGAGAAAGGTAG
- a CDS encoding AAA family ATPase: MSYADAELFVRIGKTNRHEIGDLTLASRQMKVEAEPLAPVFARLCDACSSVVYGQEDAIQLVVCALVAGGHVLMEDVPGVGKTTLAKSIARLLGLSINRIQCTPDLLPADILGYVMYDQARGTFQIRKGPIFSEIVLVDELNRATPRTQSAFLEAMEEGVVTLEDRQCPLPEPFWVLATQNPRSFEGTYSLPESELDRFLLCIRLGYPPREDEVRMLAAGGAEACIERLRPVATTADVLRWRREGDEVHVDPAVLRYIVTLADALRHHPHVLLGPSPRGSLALLRAAKAWAFIHGRDYVVPDDVRRLAVPVWGHRIRPEGGTWDEWTDMSPAAVLEDVLSRIPAPKLGEGP, encoded by the coding sequence GTGAGCTATGCGGACGCCGAGCTGTTTGTTAGAATTGGGAAGACGAATCGACACGAGATTGGGGATTTGACGTTGGCTTCGCGGCAGATGAAGGTCGAGGCGGAACCGCTGGCACCGGTGTTTGCTCGCCTGTGCGACGCTTGTTCGTCCGTGGTCTATGGCCAGGAGGACGCCATACAGCTGGTTGTCTGCGCGCTCGTCGCGGGCGGGCACGTCTTGATGGAGGATGTGCCGGGTGTCGGAAAAACGACGCTCGCCAAGAGCATCGCGCGCCTCCTCGGCCTTTCCATAAACCGCATACAGTGCACACCGGACCTGTTGCCGGCGGATATTCTGGGCTATGTGATGTACGATCAGGCCCGCGGCACGTTTCAGATTCGAAAGGGCCCGATTTTCAGCGAGATCGTCCTGGTCGACGAGCTGAATCGCGCGACGCCGCGAACGCAAAGCGCCTTTCTTGAAGCGATGGAAGAGGGCGTTGTCACCCTCGAGGACAGGCAGTGTCCGCTGCCAGAACCGTTTTGGGTCCTTGCCACACAGAACCCCCGCTCGTTCGAGGGGACCTATTCGCTCCCGGAGTCGGAGCTCGACCGCTTTCTCCTGTGCATCCGGCTCGGATATCCTCCGCGAGAGGACGAGGTGCGCATGCTGGCGGCGGGAGGTGCGGAGGCGTGCATCGAGCGGCTGCGGCCCGTCGCGACGACGGCGGACGTGTTGCGTTGGCGCCGGGAGGGAGACGAGGTTCACGTCGATCCGGCCGTGCTCCGCTATATCGTGACGCTCGCCGATGCGCTGCGCCATCATCCACACGTGCTTCTGGGCCCGAGCCCGCGCGGTTCGCTCGCTCTGCTCCGCGCTGCAAAGGCTTGGGCTTTCATTCACGGGCGCGACTATGTGGTGCCGGACGATGTGCGCCGCCTCGCCGTCCCCGTGTGGGGGCATCGCATTCGCCCGGAGGGCGGCACGTGGGACGAGTGGACCGACATGTCACCCGCCGCTGTGCTGGAGGACGTCCTCAGCCGAATCCCCGCGCCGAAGCTCGGTGAGGGCCCATGA
- a CDS encoding DUF58 domain-containing protein: MIPFQRRLWILAPLWLVGACLTYLALGTWSAGLCALAGAVDALFIYELSVVAAARMWSRASVKLPPRAFAGENAQIFVCISALRFAAGWARHVELELDWRGHRGVGEHLETVATDWRNGTVRAVLKVDSLRRGVYALDSVRVRAGDVFGLISVERRLAAEGKLVVYPALVPVDEAVRALERWMRRQLAARRAADAVPTGGVVPHRPGDRLSVIHWPTSLRTHSLYARERAPEPMSWRVIPLIHPGDPPDLAERALSMAFSFVAHWQSRGDSVECLVGARGEEGVIVKRCRTAAEAGRALAEVDGSLGTAWPSASMHGEGCATVLVTAADQAGRKCIAEMGRYTAVVSARDRRDSGGAEIAASHEGRRPSRGRL, from the coding sequence ATGATCCCTTTCCAGCGCCGATTGTGGATTCTGGCGCCGCTGTGGCTGGTCGGGGCATGCCTGACCTACCTCGCGCTCGGCACGTGGAGCGCGGGCCTCTGTGCACTTGCGGGCGCCGTGGATGCGCTTTTCATCTACGAGCTTTCGGTCGTTGCGGCCGCGCGCATGTGGAGCCGGGCGAGCGTGAAACTCCCGCCTCGCGCCTTTGCGGGTGAAAACGCTCAGATCTTCGTATGCATCTCCGCGCTTCGATTCGCGGCGGGCTGGGCGCGGCATGTCGAGCTGGAGCTTGATTGGCGGGGACATCGCGGCGTCGGAGAACACCTGGAAACGGTCGCAACCGACTGGCGAAACGGGACCGTGCGGGCCGTTCTCAAGGTGGATTCGCTTCGGCGCGGCGTGTACGCGCTCGACAGCGTTCGTGTTCGCGCGGGCGACGTCTTTGGCCTCATCTCGGTCGAGCGCCGCCTGGCGGCCGAGGGAAAGCTCGTCGTGTATCCCGCGCTCGTGCCGGTGGATGAAGCGGTGCGTGCGCTGGAGCGCTGGATGCGCAGGCAGCTCGCCGCGCGGCGAGCGGCGGATGCGGTGCCAACCGGCGGCGTCGTGCCACATCGGCCGGGCGACCGGCTGAGCGTCATTCACTGGCCGACGTCGCTTCGTACCCACAGCCTGTACGCCCGAGAGAGGGCACCAGAACCCATGTCGTGGCGCGTCATTCCGCTCATTCATCCAGGCGATCCGCCCGATCTCGCCGAGCGCGCCCTTTCCATGGCCTTCTCCTTCGTGGCGCACTGGCAGAGCAGGGGGGACTCGGTCGAGTGCCTCGTCGGGGCGCGCGGAGAAGAGGGCGTGATCGTCAAGCGGTGCCGCACGGCCGCGGAAGCGGGACGCGCCCTGGCCGAGGTCGATGGGTCCCTTGGCACCGCTTGGCCGAGCGCGTCCATGCACGGCGAGGGCTGCGCCACGGTCTTGGTCACGGCGGCGGACCAGGCGGGGCGGAAGTGCATCGCGGAGATGGGGCGCTACACGGCGGTGGTATCGGCGCGGGACCGTCGGGACTCGGGCGGAGCGGAGATCGCCGCCTCACATGAGGGACGGCGTCCAAGCCGTGGGCGGCTGTAG